The Yersinia intermedia genome window below encodes:
- a CDS encoding GNAT family N-acetyltransferase → MREVHVREMAENDWFAVSTIYQDGIHTGHATFQTESPSWHDWNDSHMDQCRYVALIDGKIEGWIALSAFSKRHAYRGVAEVSIYVNPQISGQGIGYRLMSHVINASEAVGIWTLIAGIFPENTGSIRLHEKSGFRVIGIREKVGEMRGVWRDVMLMERRSKVVNY, encoded by the coding sequence ATGAGGGAAGTGCATGTTCGTGAAATGGCTGAAAACGATTGGTTTGCAGTCAGTACTATTTATCAAGATGGAATTCATACCGGTCATGCTACCTTTCAAACCGAATCGCCGAGCTGGCATGATTGGAACGACAGCCATATGGATCAGTGCCGCTATGTCGCGCTCATAGACGGTAAAATTGAAGGTTGGATTGCATTATCTGCTTTTTCTAAACGTCACGCTTATCGCGGTGTCGCTGAAGTGAGCATTTACGTGAATCCACAGATCAGTGGTCAGGGCATTGGTTATAGATTGATGTCCCATGTGATTAATGCGTCTGAAGCGGTGGGTATCTGGACACTGATTGCAGGTATTTTCCCTGAAAATACAGGCAGTATCAGGCTGCATGAAAAGTCGGGCTTTCGCGTGATAGGCATCAGGGAAAAAGTCGGCGAGATGAGAGGTGTGTGGCGGGATGTTATGTTGATGGAAAGAAGAAGCAAGGTAGTGAATTATTAA
- the arsC gene encoding glutaredoxin-dependent arsenate reductase: protein MSNVTIYHNPACGTSRNTLELIRNSGTEPTVIQYLETPPSREVLVKLIADMGITVRALLRKNVEPYEQLGLAEGTFSDDQLIDFMLQHPILINRPIVVTSLGTRLCRPSEVVLEILPDAQRGSFNKEDGEPVIDEQGKRIEK from the coding sequence ATGAGCAATGTAACTATTTATCATAATCCAGCCTGTGGTACATCGCGTAACACGCTGGAGTTAATCCGCAACAGTGGCACAGAACCCACGGTGATCCAGTATCTGGAAACACCACCAAGTCGCGAGGTATTAGTCAAACTGATCGCGGATATGGGGATCACGGTGCGGGCGTTGTTACGTAAAAATGTCGAGCCTTATGAGCAATTAGGGTTGGCTGAAGGGACTTTCAGCGATGACCAACTAATTGATTTTATGTTGCAGCATCCTATCCTGATCAACCGCCCGATAGTTGTCACTTCGCTAGGTACCAGATTGTGTCGACCTTCTGAGGTGGTGTTAGAGATTTTGCCCGATGCGCAACGAGGCTCGTTCAACAAGGAAGATGGCGAACCCGTGATAGATGAACAGGGCAAACGCATAGAAAAATAA